AAAAGGAATGGGAGCTTTGACACATTCAGAGGATGCTAAGACAGCGCATGACTGCGACTAAATCTTGGAGAGCAAGCTCCAAGACGGCTGATAGCAGCACCCGCTCTATTGACCGCTGCTTTCGCGGCTAGCGGTCTGGATGTAGAGAATCAGTAAGAAAACTGATGGAACCAAGACAAACAAAATGCTGGCTACAAACCCTAGCTCGTTAACTTGCATTCAATCCAGCCCCTATCTCAACTGCAATTGACCCTTTCAGAATATCACCAGAGCTAAGCA
This genomic stretch from Geitlerinema sp. PCC 7407 harbors:
- the psbM gene encoding photosystem II reaction center protein PsbM translates to MQVNELGFVASILFVLVPSVFLLILYIQTASRESSGQ